The Fundidesulfovibrio terrae genomic sequence GCCTCGCCGTGCCCGAGCTGCGCCTGCAGGGCATCCTGGAGCCGCAGGAGGCGCTGGGCTGGGCCTTCACCCCTCCGGGAGGGGAAGACCGCAGAGCCGTCCTCGAGCGCGCCTGGGCCAGCCTCATGGGCATCGCCGCGCGCCACGCGGGGCAGTCCGTGCTGGTGGTGACCCATGAGGGGGTGGTGCGGGCCGTTCTCTACGCCCTCATGGGGCGGGACTACCTGCCCGGCGAGCCGAAAATCCTGGCCCCGCGCGCCCTGCACATCCTGCGGGCGGACAGGGCGGACGGGGGCTGCATGCGCATCGAGGACTGGAACCTGCCGCTGTGACGGGCCTTCCCGCTCCGCGTACCCGAACGTTTCCCCATCAAGCGAGGCTTGCCGAGATGAACATCGTCTTCTACTGCCAGCACGTGCTGGGCCTGGGCCATTTCATGCGCAGCCTGGCCATCGTGCGCGCCCTGGCCCCCCACAGGACGGTCTTCGTCACCGGCGGCCCCGAAGTGCCGGGCGAACTGCCTCCCCACGTGGTCCACGAGCGCCTGCCCGTGCTCTCCATGGACGAGGACTTCCGGGAAATGCTCTCCGGGGACGACCTGGACGCCGTAAAGCGCGAACGCGCCGCCCGGTTCGCGGCCGTCATGGAGCGCGAGCGGCCGGACGTCCTGGTGGTGGAGCTCTATCCCTTCGGCCGGCGGGCCTTCGAGTTCGAGCTCCTGCCCGTGCTGGACGCCGTGCGCCGGGGAGCCTACGGGCGGCCCCGCGTGGTGTGCAGCCTGCGCGACATCCTGGTGGAGAAGGACAACCCGGAAAAGTACCAGTCGAGGGTGGTGGGCAGGCTGAACCAGCTGTTCGACGCCTTGCTGGTCCACTCGGACCCCGCGCTCTTTCCCCTGGAGGAGACCTTCCCCAGGATCGCCGAGGCGCAAATCCCAGTGGAGTACACCGGCTTCGTCACCCAGATGCCTTCACCCGGCGCGCGGGAGGCGGTGCGCGCCTCCATGGATCTTGCGCCAGGGGAAAGGCTGGTGGTGGCCAGCGCCGGCGGGGGCAAGGTGGGCTCCGAATTGCTCTTTGCGGCGGTGAATTCCTATCCTCTTCTGATTACAGACAATCCCGTCCGTCTCGAGATTTTCACGGGTCCTTTCCTTGACGAGGAGGCCTATCAACGATTACTGGCCCATTCCTCCGCACACGAGAGGGTTTTCGTGTCGCGGTTCTCCGGGAACTTCCTGGACCTCCTGGCCGCGGCGGACGCGTCGTTGTCCTTGGCCGGGTACAACACCACGATGAACGTCCTCGCCTCGGGCGTGCCCGCCCTGGTCTGGCCCTTCGCCCAGAACCGGGAACAGTCCCTGCGCGCGCACAGGCTCGCCGGACTGGGCGCGCTCGGCGTGCTTTCGCCCGAAGATTTCGAGCCCGCCCGTCTGGCCGGACTTGTGGGCGGACTGCTCGATCGGCGTGAAAAGGCCCTGGCCGGGTCCTTCCGTCTGGACGGAGCGGCCGAGTCGGCCCGGCTGATCGTTTCCGGCATGCGGCCAAACAGGCAACAACATCAAACCGAGCACCCATGATCGTTTCAAACAACGTCTCTCCTCTCTGGCACAGTCTTCCCGACGATCACCGCCAACGCCTGGCCCAGGCCATCGACACGGGACTGGCAAAGGCCCCGTCCGCAAAGGCGTCGGTCTATTTCCGCGCCGACGACGTTGCCGTGCCCGGCAACGCCTTCACCGCCATGGTCGAGGCTTTCGGCGTGCACAAGGTCCCCCTGGGCCTGGCCGTGGTCCCTGCCTGGATCACGGTGAGCCGCTGGGAGGCTCTGCGCAAGGCGGCCTCGGGCCGCGAGCTGTTCTGCTGGTGCCAGCACGGATGGCGGCACATGAATTACGAGGCTCCCGGGTCCAAAAAGCGCGAGTTCGGCCAGGCCCGCCCGGCCCGCGACAAGCGCCTGGACCTGACCAAGGGCTTCAAGCGCATGGCCGAGATCTTGGGCGGGGATTTCACCCCCGTGTTCACCCCTCCCTGGAACCGCTGCGACGGGGACTCCCTGGCCGCCATGCCCGGGATCGGGTTCAAGGGCGTCTCCCGCACGGTGGGGGCCGGTCCCGACGCTCCCGAGGGTCTGCCGGACTTCCCGGTGCTCATGGACCTGCACACCCGCAAGGAGGCCGACCCCGACGCGTCCCTGGACGCCATGCTGGAGGAGCTTTCGCGCGGCCTGGCCGACGGCAGCTGCGGCGTGATGCTGCATCATCAGCGCATGAACCAGACCGCCGTCGCCTTCCTGGACGTGCTGCTCGAGCAACTTTCCTCGCGAAAAGAAGTCTCCCTCGTCCATTTCGGACATCTTCTCCAAGGCTAGGCCGCGTTCCGTAACGCCGCCGCTCGGCTCCGGCCCGCCTTTGCGTTTCGCGCCGGCCGTTCATGATTGAAATACAGGCGGGGAGCGCGCATTTGCTCGCTCCCCGCCTTGTTGTTTGATGCGTCCTAAAATCCCACCGGGCATGGGGGAAGGGAGAAGGCTTTTTTATTGTGGGGAGGGTTTAAAAAAATATTTTCGTGGGGTAATGGGGAGGAGGGTAGGTTTCAACCGTTCAGTCCACTTCAACCCATGAGGAGGTCCCAATGGCCGCCGACCTGAAGACTTTCACCAATGCCCTGAAGAACGCCATGCCCCAGTGCATCAAAAACGACGAGGACGCCGCTGAAGTGATCACCATCGTGGGGTCGGTGATCACCAACGCCCTCAAGAACAAGGATACCGCCTACCTGGAGGGTATCGGCGAATGGCGCAGCGAATCCGACGGGGGCAAGAAGAAGGTCATTTTCACCCCGGACAGGATGCTGATCGACGCCTCCAACGAGTAACCCGCAACCGTTGTCCGCCCAGCCAGGGGGGGCGCTGGCCCGGCCCTCCCCCCAATCCTAAGCCCGCATGAACAGGGCGTCGGCCGCGACGGTCTCCCCATCCTTGCCGGGCCACGGGGCGTAGAGCCCATCCACCCGGAATCCTCTTGCCTCCATCCAGGCGATCACCTCCGGCCCCAGGGGCTGCCCCCGGTACATGGAGGTGAAGGACACCTCGCACAGGACGGCCTTCACTCCCCCAATCAGCTCCCCAAGCCCCTTGAGGGCTTCCAGTTCGAATCCCTGCAGGTCGAGCTTCACCACATCCGGCGCGTCCGCGAGCTCGGCGTCCAGCCGGACCACGTCCACGTCCACGGTCTGGGCCAGGCCCATGGGTTTGTCCGCGTGCTTCTCCAGGATGCCGGTTGGGTCCAGCAGCGAGGAGCAGGTGGCGCTTTCCAGCACGTTGAGGGTCAGCACGGCCGGGGAAGAGCCCAGGGCCACAGGGCGCACCAGCACCCCGGGGGTGTCCGCGAAACGCTTGGCCAACTTGCGGGCCAGGCGGGGCAGGGGCTCGTAGGCGCGCACCAGGGCGTGCGGGTAGAGCGCCAGGAAACGGTCCACGGTGCGGCCCTTGTTGGCCCCCCCGTCCACCACGCAGGCCACATCCGGGCCGGTGATGCGCGCCATCCGCTCGAAGGGGTCGAGGCCCGTCCGGAGAGTCCATGGGATTTTTTCCATGACGCGGACATAGCACGGGAATCGGAAAATTCGAATCATTAGTTGACAATGAAAATCGTTATCATTAAACATGGACATACGTTCGCGCCGCTGATCGGGGGCGCAGTCCATGGGTGGTGTTGCGCTCCCGATGGCCGCGGACGAGTCCAGGAGGTGTACCATGACCACGAAATCGACCATCGGTTCCAAGTCGCGTCCCAGGCAGATGTTTTCGGCGATTTTAAAGCCCATGGCCGAGGCCGAGAAAGGCTGCTCGGGCGAGGGCTGCCGAGCGAAGGCCCTGACCCGGCTCAACCGCGAGGGGATGGCCGCCTGCCAGGCGGGCGACTTCCAGAGCGGGGTGGAGCTTCTTTCGGAGGGGATCAGGCTGGCCAGCCGGGCAGGGACGCGTATGTACGAGGCCAAGCTGCGAAACAACCTGGGCCTGGTGCTGCTGTTGGCGTCCAGGCCGTGCGAGGCGGTCAGCGAGTTCGGGCATGCCCTGTCACTGGTGGAGGCCAAGCTCGGACGGGACAATTCCCTGTTCAGGCGCATCGAGGGCAACCTGAGCCGCGTCCCCTGCACTGCGGCCTAGTGTTGCGTCTACGAAATAAATCGATAGTTATTTCGTGGCTAATAATATGAAATAACAATTTTTATCCTCAAAAAACATGTTCATGTTTTTTGAGGATGCGACACTAGCGTCGCGGCGTGGAAGGCCTGGAGATGTTTTTCGAGGCGGAGGGGACGGTTACGGGATGCCGCTCTGTGGCCGCGCGGGCGCGAGAGGGGGTCAGGCCGTGGCCTGCGCGGCGGCGGCCGTGGAATTCTTGAAACGGCGCTGCACGGACATGGTGAATATCCCCTCGCCGTCCTTCTGCTCGAAGGTCAGCGAGCCGCCCATGGTGCGCAGCAGCCGGTAGCAGAAGGGCAGGCCGATGGTTTCGCCGCCCTCGTCGAAGGGCAGGAATATCTTCTCCACGTCCTCCACGGGCTTGGCCTGGTCTCCGCCCACCTCCAGGTGCGTGAAGCGTTCGCTGGCGAAGGTCCTGATCCACATCCCGCCCTTGGGAGGCAGGGCCGCGAGCGTGGAGCGGATGAGGTTGATGACCACCTGGGTGAGCAGGTCCGGGTCTTCCTCCACCCCTGTGGCGGCGGGGTCCATGTCGATGCGCGGGATCACGCCGTTGGCTTCGAGCTCCGGGGCCAAAAGCTCCAGGCAGTCGCTGACCAGACTGGACATCAGGATGGAGGTCCGGTGCATGCGTACGGGGCTCAGGTAGTCGCGGATGCGGTCCAGGATGCGCTCCAGACGCTGGGCTTCGCCGAAGATGATGCCCGCTTCCTCCTGGGTGGGCTCCTTCTTGAGCAGGCGACGCGCGAAGCCGCCGATGGCCACCAGGGGGTTGCGTATCTCGTGGGCCACTTCGGCCGAAATGGCTCCCAAGGTTTTGATCTTTTCCTTCTGCACCAGGTATTTTTCCAGCATGAGCCGGTCCGATATATCCAGGACCACCCCCTCCACGCCCGGGGCGGCCGCGGTCTCGGCGCACTTGGGCTGGGGGATGGACTTGAGGATGCCGTGGACCACGCGCCCGGACTTGTGCAGCAGGCGGCAGGTCTTGGAAAAGGGGGCGTCGCAGTCGCCCAGGGCCTGGGTCAGGACGCGGCGGACCACCTCGCGGTCTTCCGCGTGGATGCGTCCCAGGAGCCATCCCGGTTCGGCCAGGGCGTCCTCCTGGGTGTAGCCGAGCATGCTCTGGCAGGCGCGGTTTACGAACTGAAGCTCTAGGGCCGGGTCCAGGCTGAAGATGACCAGGGGGATGTTCTGCACGAGGTTGGTGTAGCGGGCCTCGGCAATGCGCACCTGGCGGGCGAGCTCGCGGCGTTCCAGCACCACCGAGACGGCGTGGTCCAGCAGGTCGAAGCTCTCGATGGGCTTGGTGATGTAGTCCCACGCGCCCAGGCGGAATGCCCGGATGGCGTCCTGGAGGTCGGCCCGCCCGGACACCACGATCACCGGGGTGTCGTTTTCCAGGGCCTTCTTTTCCTCGAGGAAGGTGAGTCCGTCCATGACCGGCATGCGCAGGTCCAGGAGCACCAGGTCCGGGGAGTGCCGGGCGAGAAGTTCGAGCCCTTCCACGCCGCTGGACGCCTGGATGGCGGTGTACCCGGAATCCTCGATCCAGGCCGCGAGGGTGGCCCGGACGGCGGTGTCGTCGTCCACGGTGAGGATGGTCCGGGCTGTGGCGGGCGTGCTCTGCATGGGTGTCCTGATTTCCTTATTGCATTCAATAGATCGAATATACTTTTCATGGCAAGCCCAGATAAAGCCGGGGCACAAAAAAGGGGGAGACGCATTGGCGTCTCCCCCTTTGGTTTCATGATTGGCCGGGTGCGCTATACCGCGACGTCTCCGGTTTCGCCGGTGCGGATGCGGACGACTTCCTCGAGGCTGAAGACGAATATCTTGCCGTCGCCGACGTTGCCGGTGTTGGCGGTCTTCCTGATGGCCTCCACGGCCTCAGCGGCCTGGGCGTCCTTGACCACAAGTTCGATCTTCACCTTGGGGATGAAGACGACCTGGTATTCCGCGCCACGGTAGTGCTCGGTGTGGCCTTTCTGGCGGCCGTATCCCTTGACCTCGGTGACGGTCATGCCCAGCACGCCGACCTTGTCCAGGGCTTCCTTCACCTCGTCGAGCTTGAAAGGCTTGATGACGGCAGTGATCATTTTCATGGCGCGCTCCTTAGCGATGGGTCTTGTTCAAGGAGAAGTCGGGATAGGCGACGACGCCGACCTCGGCCGCATCCAGTCCTTCGCGTTCGATCTCGGGGGTGACCCGGTTCTTGATGAACACGTTGAGGACCTTGAAGAAGACGAAGAAGGCGACGAACACGAACACGAAGTTCGTGGCCACGCCCATGCACTGAGCGAGAAACTGGCCGGAATCGCCATAGAGCAGGCCCTTGACGGTGCCATCCACGGTGTTGAAGGCGTCGCCGTAGGTGCCATCGGCGAAGATGCCCACGGCCAGCAGGCCCCAGGCGCCGTTGACCCCGTGCACGGAGATGGCGCCCACCGGGTCGTCCACTTTCAGGGTGCGGTCCACGAAGAAGACGCTGACGCACAGGAGCACGCCGGCGATCGCTCCAATGAGTACGGCCGACCCGGCGGTGACGAAGGCGCAGGGCGCGGTGATGGCCACAAGGGCTGCAAGCAGGCCGTTGGCGGACATGGACGCGTCGGGTTTGCCGTAGAAGATCCACATGTAGAACATGGCCGTGACGGACCCGGCGGCCGAGGCCAGCATGGTGTTGGTGGCCACCACGCCGATGCGCAGGTCGGAACCGGCCAGGGTGGAGCCGGCGTTGAAGCCGAACCAGCCGAAGGCCAGGATGAGGCATCCGGCGATGGCCATGGGGATGTGGTGGCCGGGCAGGGCGTTGACCTTGCCGTCGGGGCCGTACTTGCCCATGCGGGGGCCGAGGACCATGGCCCCCGCCAGGGCGGCCACGCCGCCTGTCATGTGCACCACGGAGGATCCGGCGAAGTCCACGGTGCCGTGTCCCAGGCCGAAGTTCTTGCCCAGCATGGCCAGCCAGCCGCCGCCCCAGACCCAGTTGGCGTAAAGGGGGTAGATGAGCATGGACATGAAGAATCCGTAGATCACGAACGATTTGAAGCTCCAGCGCTCAGCCATGGCCCCGGTGGGGATGGTCACGGTGGTGTCCATGAACACCATCTGGAAGAGGAACATGGTGAAGATGGCCACGTCGTAAGCGTCGCCGCCCAACATGAAGCCTTTGAGGCCGAAGATGCCGAAGTCCTTTCCGAAAAGTGATATGGCGAACTCGGTATCCATGGTTCCGCCGCCGCCCAGGGTGGCGAAGGGGCCCGCGCCGCCCATCTGGAGGGCGTAGCCGCATATCCAGTAGCCGAGCATGCCGATGCCGTAGACCATGAAGTTCATGGTCATGGTGTGGGCGGCGTTCTTGGCGCGGGTGAAGCCCGTTTCAGCCAGGGCGAAGCCAAGCTGCATGAACATGACCAGGAAGCCGCAGATGAGCGTCCAGGTGAAGTTGATGGAGATCTTGTTCTTGCCGGCTGCCTCGGCGACCTTGGCCGCCAGGGGTTCCTTTTCGCTCATGGCGGCCAGGTCTTCCTTGGTGGGGCCGTTGGCCGCGTATCCCACGATATCGGCTGCCGTGCCGATGTTGGCGCCGGTGGGATCCGGCTTGGCCGGTTCGGCGGCCGGTGCTTCGGCGGCCGATGTTTCGGGTTTGGCTTCCTGGGCGTATGCGGCCATGGGCGCGCAGGCCAGGAGAAGCAGGATTGTTACGAGAAATGTCGAGAGGAGCTTCTGCATTTCCTGATCCCCATTTTGGGCTTCGAGCATGTTTGACGAAATTGTACGAGATGATGGAGGCGCCGGTCGCTTGAACCTGAGGAAGGTGAAAACCTAGGAAGAGTCGAGAAACGTAAGCATTTTCATCCTCCCTTCGGGCAACATGACGGGCGGTGTGGGCCAGAAACGGTCGCCGGAAAGTCTGGTGATGAGGTCGCTTTCGGTGGCCGTCGGAAGTGACCATAAAGTCGGATTTGGGCAAATTCAAGGCAAAATTCTCACTTTTGTAAAATTTTAAATCCGGATTAATTCTTATTCCTGGTGCGGTGCTCTGCTTGTTTCCAAAATGATGAGAGGGGGTGGGTTGTCATAATATACTGTAATAATATGTTTTTTATGCTGAGCTTCCATGGCGGGCCAAGGTGCGCCGCGCGGAGTGCCGGGGCTGCCCGGGTGGGCGAGGGAGAGTGTCGACAATTATGAACGAAAATAATTTTTTTGTCAGTTTTAGAAAAAAACTTGCAAAAGTGTAAAACCGTCGCTATTTCTCTAGCCGTGCCGACCAAGCCGGGCTGATCAGGCAGGATACGACCGGTTCCAAACTGGAAGGCACACGGCCCCCTCGGCAGGGGATACTGCCGGGGGGGCATCACCGAACAACAGGAGGAACTCTCTTATGAACGCGGCGGACACAGCTTTTGTTCTCGTCTCGGCGGCCCTGGTGCTCTTGATGACTCCGGCCCTCGGCCTGTTCTACGGCGGCATGGTCCGCTCCAAGAACATTCTCGGCACCCTCATGCACAGCTACGTGCTGATCGGGCTCATCTCGGTGGAATGGGCCGTGCTCGGCTACTCCATGGCCTTCGGCCCCGACGTTCACGGCCTTGTGGGCAACCTCGACTGGATGAACCTGGCCTCGGTCGGCCAGGAGCCCTTCGAAACCTACTCCAAGACCATTCCGCACCTGGCCTTCATGGCCTTCCAGATGATGTTCGCGGTCATCACCCCCGCGCTCATCACCGGCGCTTTCGCCGAGCGGATCAAATTCAGCGCGTTTCTGCTCTTCAGCCTCATCTGGGCCGTGGTCATCTACAACCCCCTGGCCCACTGGGTGTGGGGCGACGGCGGCTGGCTGCGCGCCATGGGCGCCCTGGACTTCGCGGGCGGCGCGGTCGTCCACATGAGCTCCGGCGCTTCCGCCCTGGCCTTCTGCCTCTTCCTGGGCAAGCGTAAGAACTACGGCCACGAGCCCTTCATCCCCCACAACCTGCCCATGACCATCCTCGGCGCCGGGCTCTTGTGGTTCGGCTGGTTCGGCTTCAACGCCGGCTCCGCCCTGGCCGCCAACGGCCTGGCCTCCGCCGCTTTCGTCACCACCCACCTGGCCGCCTCCGCAGCCTCTCTCTCCTGGATCCTGGCCGAGTGGATGCACCGCGGTAAGCCCACCACCCTGGGCTTGGCCTCCGGCGCCGTGGCCGGCCTGGTCGCCATCACCCCGGCTGCCGGATTCGTCACCCCCATGGCCGCCATCTTCATCGGACTGGTCGGCGGCGTGGTGTGCTACTTGGGTGTTAACATCAAGCACATCTTCAAGTATGATGACGCCCTGGACGTGGTCGGCGTGCACGGTCTCGGCGGCACCTGGGGCGCCCTGGCCACCGGCCTGTTCGCCACCAAGGCCGTGAATCCCGACGGCGGAGACGGCCTGCTCTTCGGCAACCCCGAGCAGCTGTGGATCCAGTTCGTCTCCGTGGTCGCCACCTGGGTGTTCTGCTTCGTGGGCACCATGGTCATCCTGGCGGTGGTCAACGCCATCGTGAAGGTCCGGGTGAGCGATGAGGACGAGGTCAAGGGCCTGGACGTGAGCCAGCACGGCGAAACCGGCTATCAGAACTAAGGAGCGTAACCCATGCGTAAGATCGAGATCATCACCCGGCCCTACAAGCTGGAGGACATCAAGAAGGCCCTCACCGACGCGGGCGTCAAGGGCATGACCGTCTCCGAGGTCAAGGGCTTCGGCCGCCAGCGCGGACACAAGGAAATCTATCGCGGCGCCGAGTACCAGGTGGACTTCGTGCCCAAGATCAAGATCGAGCTGGTCATCGACGCGGCCCTGGTCGCGGGCGTCCTCAAGGCCGTCCAGGACGCCGCCCGCACCGGCGAGGTCGGCGACGGGAAGATCTTCATCACCCCCGTCGAGGAAGTGGTGCGCATCCGCACCGGCGAAACCGGCAAGGACGCCATCTAGAGCAACCCTTCGGGAAGGGGCCGCGCAAGCGGCCCCTTCCTTTTAGCCCATGCCGCCAAACCCATCCAAATCGGCCAAGCGCCTCGGCAGGCAGCGCCAGCAGCTTTTCACCGATCCAGGCCCCGGCTTCTGCCGCAAGCACTCCGACGCCTTCGATGCCTATTTCCGCGCCCGCCTGGGGGAAGTCTCCCCCCGGCGCATTCCTTTCGCCCTTATGGCCGTGGGTGGATACGGCCGCTCGGAACTCTGCCCTCGCTCCGACATCGACGCCCTCATCCTTTATAAGGATGAAGTCCCCGAGGAAGCCAAGGCCCTGGCCCAGGACGTCTTCTTCCCCCTGTGGGACCTGGGCGTGGAGCTGGGCCACGGCGTGCGCTCCATGGAGGAGTGCTTCGAGCTGGCCGGAACCGACTGGCAGGTGTTCGCATCCCTCATCGACTGCCGCTTCCTGGCCGGGGACGAGGCGGTCTTCACGCGTTTCATCCGCCAGCGCGACCAGCGCCTGTTCCCGGGCAAGGGGGCGGCCTTCAAGGACTGGCTGGCCGGACACAACATCACCCGCGCCGCCAGCTACGGCGACGCCTCCGGCATGCTCGAGCCCAACCTCAAGGAGGCCCTGGGCGGGCTGCGCGACATCCACCAGGTCCGCTGGCTGGACGCGCTCTCCCGCTTGAGCGGCGGGGGCGTCCCGGGCGAATGGCTGGAGGTCCTCGAGGCGCATCTGAAATTCTTACTGGTGGTGCGCAACCATCTGCACATCCTGGCCGGGCGCAAGGACGACCGCCTGAGCCTGGACGCCCAGCGCGAGTTGGCCGGACGCCTGGGCTTCGTCGCCTCGGAAGGCATCCTGGACGTGGAAGCCTTCCTCACCGAGCTGCACCGGGTGATGGCCGAGGTGCGCACCGTGCACCGGGCGCTCTGGCCGGTGCTGGGCTGGGGACCGCCGGTGGCGGTCGAGCCGGGCAAGCACCTGGGCGGGGCCATCGTGCTCACGCCCGAGGGGTTGGATTTCGACCACGTGTCCCCCGGGGGCGTGGGCCCCGAGGACGTGCTGGACATCTTCGGCCACGCCCTGCGCCTGGGCGAGCCCCTGGCCCTTCGGGCAAGGCGCGGCCTGGAGGCGGGCATCGCGTCCCTGGAACGCTTCGCGGCCACCGAAGAGGGCGGCAGGCGGGCCTTCGAACTCCTGGTGAAGGCGATGCTTGAGCCCCACGGCGAGGCCGCCCTCACCGACATGCTGGAGACCGGAGTGCTCGGGGCGGTGATCCCCGAGTTCGGGCGCGTGCAGCACATGGTGCAGTACGACATGTTCCACATCCACCCGGTGGGCCGCCACACCCTGGAGACCATGCTGGAGATCCGCAAGGCGGCTCTGCCCGAGCACCCCTACCATCATATATATTCGCGCCTTCCCCATCCGGAGCGGCTGCTCCTGGGGGCGCTCTTCCACGATATCGGCAAGGGCCTTGGCGGGGCGCACTCGGAAAAGGGCGTGGACCTGGCCCGAGAGGCCCTGACCCGCTTCGGCCTGGACGACGAGGCCGTGTCCGACGTGTGCTTCCTGGTGCTTAGGCACCTGACCCTGGCCGACACCGCCATGCGCCGCGACATCTCCGACAGCGACGTGCTGGCGGCCATGGCCCAGCGCGCGGGCACGCCCGAGCGCCTGGACATGCTGCTCCTGCTCACCATGGCCGATTCCGTGGCCACCGGCCCCTCGGCCTGGAACGACTGGAAGGCGAGCCTCATCGGCGGGCTCCATGGCAGGATACTCTCCGTGCTGGACGGGGGAGGGCTGTTCGACGCAACCGACGCCCACGCCATGCTCTCCCTGCGCGACAAGCTCCGGGCCAAGGCCGGGACCATGTTCCCGCCCGAGCGCCTGGAGGGATACCTGGACGCCATGCCGCCCCGGTACCTGCTCACGCGCGGCGCGTCCGCCATCATGGGCGACCTGGGGCTTCTCTCCCACCTGGAGGATGCCCTGGAGGAAGATTCGCGCATGCGCCCGGCGGGCAAGGCGGGGTCGGGCGTTGCGGTCATCGAGAGCGCGCCGTCCCCGGCCGGGGACGGCTGGACCGTGACCCTGGTGGCGCGCCACCAGCCGGGCCTGTTCGCCACCATGGCCGGGGTGCTGGCCCTGCACGGGGTCAATATCCGTTCGGCCGACTTCTTCCTGTGGGGCGACTCGACCGAAATCCACACCTACGAAACCGCCAACCCGCCGGACACCCTCTTCCCCGACGAACTCTGGGCCCGGGTGCGCCGGGCGGTGCGCTACGCGCTCACGGGAAAGCTCTCCCTGGACTACCGCATCCAGGAAAAACGGGCTTCCCCCCTGGCTCCAAAGGCTCCGGACATGGGCATCCGGCCGCGCGTGCGCGTGGACAACGAGTCTTCGGAATACTTCACCGTGGTGGAGGTCTACGCTTCGGACCGCCTGGGGCTTTTGTACGATATCGCCGTGGCCCTGGATTCCCTGCGTCTGCACGTGCACATGGCCAAGATCGACACCCTGGGCCTGGAGGTGCACGACGTTTTCTACGTGCGCGGCGACAAGGGCCGCAAGGTTACGGAGCCGGCCAGCCGGGAGGAAATGTCGCGCATCGTGCTGGCCAGCCTGGCTTGAAGTGGACTTTTTCCTCCCGACTGGGGTAGGAGTGATCCTATCCCGTTCTCCGGAGGACACCATGGACCAAGCTCCCTGCCCACCGCGCCTGCCCCGCATCGGCGAACCCGCCCCGGCCTTCGAGGCCGAGTCCACCCACGGAGTCATCCGCCTGGAGGACTTCAAGGGCTCCTGGCTGGTGTTCTTCTCCCATCCGGCCGACTTCACTCCGGTGTGCACCACCGAATTCCTGGCCTTCGCGGACATCCACCAGGCGCTGCGCGACCGGGGATGCGAGCTGCTGGGGCTGTCCATCGATTCCATCTTCGCGCACATCGCCTGGGTGAGGCGCATCGAGGAAAAACTCGGCGTCAGGATCGAATTCCCGGTGGTCGCCGACCTGTCGCGCCAGGTGGCGGAGCTCTACGGCATGATCATGCCGGGCGAATCCAAGACCGAGACCTCGCGCTGCGTCTTCGTCATCGACCCCAAGCAGACCGTGCGAGCGGTGATCTACTACCCCCTGACCACAGGGCGGAACACCGACGAGATCGTGCGCCTGGTGGACGCCCTCCAGACCACCGATTCCAAGGGCGTGGCCACCCCGGCCAACTGGCGGCCCGGAGACAAGGTCATCGTGCCCGCGCCCCGCACCCAGGATGCGGCGGAGGAGCGGGCCAAGGACCAGGGCGTCGAGTGCCTGGATTGGTTCTACTGCCGCAAGAGCCTCTAGTGTTTCCGTCCCGGATCGTTGCCACATGATGCTGCTGTCGATTGCGGACAGGACGGGGCGCTAGGCGTGGCCTGCGTCAAGCCGGACGGGTCACTCACCCGGATCGGCCGCGCCGTGCTTTCGGCCCTCGGGGAACTCGGAAGTGAGGAGGCCGTGTCCCAGGCCCTCGGCCTGCCCCTGTACCGGGTGCGCCTGGTGGCCAGGGCGCTCGGGGACAAGGGGTTGGTGGAGCGGGGCGACCGGGGCTTCCGGGTGACCGCGCTCGGCGCGGACAAGCTGCGCCAGACGGCCTGACATCCGGGCCGGGCGGTCCGGCGGCTTGTGGAAAGCCGCGCCACGGAGTATTCTGGGCCCTTGCGGAGGATCGTATGAAGTATTTTCTGCTTGCGGCCGTGGCCGCGATGTGCGTGCTCGCATCCGGCGTGGACTGCCGCGCCGACTGGAC encodes the following:
- a CDS encoding histidine phosphatase family protein — protein: MTRLAIIRHAQTEWNVERRIQGQHDSPLTPEGARAARGWAASLAGYGFSALYASPLGRAFRTAELVGQGLGLSPLAEPGLREQAFGEWTGLAVPELRLQGILEPQEALGWAFTPPGGEDRRAVLERAWASLMGIAARHAGQSVLVVTHEGVVRAVLYALMGRDYLPGEPKILAPRALHILRADRADGGCMRIEDWNLPL
- a CDS encoding glycosyltransferase family protein; the encoded protein is MNIVFYCQHVLGLGHFMRSLAIVRALAPHRTVFVTGGPEVPGELPPHVVHERLPVLSMDEDFREMLSGDDLDAVKRERAARFAAVMERERPDVLVVELYPFGRRAFEFELLPVLDAVRRGAYGRPRVVCSLRDILVEKDNPEKYQSRVVGRLNQLFDALLVHSDPALFPLEETFPRIAEAQIPVEYTGFVTQMPSPGAREAVRASMDLAPGERLVVASAGGGKVGSELLFAAVNSYPLLITDNPVRLEIFTGPFLDEEAYQRLLAHSSAHERVFVSRFSGNFLDLLAAADASLSLAGYNTTMNVLASGVPALVWPFAQNREQSLRAHRLAGLGALGVLSPEDFEPARLAGLVGGLLDRREKALAGSFRLDGAAESARLIVSGMRPNRQQHQTEHP
- a CDS encoding polysaccharide deacetylase, with protein sequence MIVSNNVSPLWHSLPDDHRQRLAQAIDTGLAKAPSAKASVYFRADDVAVPGNAFTAMVEAFGVHKVPLGLAVVPAWITVSRWEALRKAASGRELFCWCQHGWRHMNYEAPGSKKREFGQARPARDKRLDLTKGFKRMAEILGGDFTPVFTPPWNRCDGDSLAAMPGIGFKGVSRTVGAGPDAPEGLPDFPVLMDLHTRKEADPDASLDAMLEELSRGLADGSCGVMLHHQRMNQTAVAFLDVLLEQLSSRKEVSLVHFGHLLQG
- a CDS encoding DNA-binding protein yields the protein MAADLKTFTNALKNAMPQCIKNDEDAAEVITIVGSVITNALKNKDTAYLEGIGEWRSESDGGKKKVIFTPDRMLIDASNE
- a CDS encoding FkbM family methyltransferase codes for the protein MEKIPWTLRTGLDPFERMARITGPDVACVVDGGANKGRTVDRFLALYPHALVRAYEPLPRLARKLAKRFADTPGVLVRPVALGSSPAVLTLNVLESATCSSLLDPTGILEKHADKPMGLAQTVDVDVVRLDAELADAPDVVKLDLQGFELEALKGLGELIGGVKAVLCEVSFTSMYRGQPLGPEVIAWMEARGFRVDGLYAPWPGKDGETVAADALFMRA
- a CDS encoding tetratricopeptide repeat protein translates to MTTKSTIGSKSRPRQMFSAILKPMAEAEKGCSGEGCRAKALTRLNREGMAACQAGDFQSGVELLSEGIRLASRAGTRMYEAKLRNNLGLVLLLASRPCEAVSEFGHALSLVEAKLGRDNSLFRRIEGNLSRVPCTAA
- a CDS encoding response regulator — translated: MQSTPATARTILTVDDDTAVRATLAAWIEDSGYTAIQASSGVEGLELLARHSPDLVLLDLRMPVMDGLTFLEEKKALENDTPVIVVSGRADLQDAIRAFRLGAWDYITKPIESFDLLDHAVSVVLERRELARQVRIAEARYTNLVQNIPLVIFSLDPALELQFVNRACQSMLGYTQEDALAEPGWLLGRIHAEDREVVRRVLTQALGDCDAPFSKTCRLLHKSGRVVHGILKSIPQPKCAETAAAPGVEGVVLDISDRLMLEKYLVQKEKIKTLGAISAEVAHEIRNPLVAIGGFARRLLKKEPTQEEAGIIFGEAQRLERILDRIRDYLSPVRMHRTSILMSSLVSDCLELLAPELEANGVIPRIDMDPAATGVEEDPDLLTQVVINLIRSTLAALPPKGGMWIRTFASERFTHLEVGGDQAKPVEDVEKIFLPFDEGGETIGLPFCYRLLRTMGGSLTFEQKDGEGIFTMSVQRRFKNSTAAAAQATA